Proteins from a genomic interval of Clostridium sp. M62/1:
- a CDS encoding phosphoglycerate dehydrogenase has protein sequence MRKIHCLNPISRYGTELFTDGYEMTDRMEEADGILVRSASMHGMEFPESLRAVARAGAGVNNIPLDECAARGIVVFNTPGANANGVKELVIAGMLLAARDVTGGIGWCRENAGNENIAKDMEKAKKAFAGTEIRGKKLGVIGLGAIGAEVANAAASLGMEVLGYDPFISVSAAWMLSRDVRHITDIDAIYSECDYITVHVPLLDSTRGMIGKESIGKMKDGVVILNFARDLLVNDADMKEALASGKVKRYVTDFPNPAVMEMEHVIATPHLGASTEESEDNCAVMAVKELMDYLENGNIHHSVNYPDCDMGVCASVSRVALLHRNIPNMIGQISAILAATDMNIANMVNKSRDKYAYTLIDLETEADSETIEKLKKISGMKRVRVIR, from the coding sequence ATGAGAAAGATTCATTGCCTGAACCCGATTTCCAGATACGGGACAGAGCTTTTTACAGATGGATATGAGATGACGGATCGGATGGAGGAGGCAGACGGCATTCTGGTCAGAAGCGCTTCCATGCACGGGATGGAGTTCCCCGAAAGTCTCAGAGCAGTGGCAAGAGCCGGAGCCGGGGTCAACAATATTCCATTAGACGAGTGTGCAGCCCGGGGGATTGTGGTGTTTAACACCCCGGGAGCCAACGCCAACGGCGTCAAGGAGCTGGTGATTGCCGGGATGCTTCTGGCTGCCAGGGACGTGACAGGAGGCATCGGCTGGTGCCGCGAAAATGCCGGCAATGAAAATATCGCAAAAGATATGGAAAAAGCCAAAAAAGCGTTTGCGGGGACAGAGATCCGGGGAAAGAAGCTGGGTGTGATCGGCTTGGGAGCCATCGGAGCGGAGGTGGCCAATGCGGCAGCATCCCTCGGAATGGAGGTGCTCGGCTATGATCCGTTTATCTCTGTCAGTGCAGCCTGGATGCTTTCCAGGGATGTGCGCCATATCACAGATATTGACGCCATCTACAGTGAGTGCGACTATATTACCGTCCATGTGCCGCTCCTGGATTCCACCAGAGGGATGATTGGAAAAGAGAGCATCGGAAAGATGAAGGACGGTGTGGTGATCCTGAATTTTGCTAGGGATCTGCTGGTAAATGACGCTGATATGAAGGAGGCGCTGGCCTCCGGAAAGGTAAAGCGCTACGTGACGGATTTCCCAAATCCCGCTGTTATGGAGATGGAGCATGTGATTGCGACTCCCCATCTGGGCGCATCCACGGAGGAGTCGGAGGACAACTGCGCAGTGATGGCTGTAAAGGAGCTGATGGACTATCTGGAAAATGGAAATATCCATCATTCCGTTAACTATCCCGACTGCGATATGGGCGTGTGCGCTTCCGTGAGCCGGGTGGCTCTCCTCCACAGGAATATTCCGAACATGATTGGCCAGATTTCAGCTATCCTGGCCGCAACGGATATGAATATTGCCAACATGGTCAACAAGAGCCGCGACAAATATGCCTATACGCTGATCGATCTGGAGACAGAGGCAGACAGCGAAACCATCGAAAAGCTGAAAAAGATCAGCGGAATGAAGCGTGTCCGGGTGATCCGGTAG
- the serC gene encoding 3-phosphoserine/phosphohydroxythreonine transaminase yields the protein MSRVYNFSAGPAVMPEEVLREAAAEMMDYRGCGMSVMEMSHRSRDFQDILDEAEKDLRELMNIPDNYKVLFIQGGGHVQFAMVPMNLMKNRVGDYIITGQWAKKAWQEAKLYGTANAIASSEDKTFSYIPDCSDLPVDDKADYVYICLNNTIYGTKFHELPGTKGKPLVADVSSCFLSEPLDVSKFGIIWGGVQKNVGPAGMAIAIVREDLITEDVLPGTPTMLRYKTYADNDSLYNTPPTYCIYMCGKVFKWLKKQGGLEAMKEINERKAKILYDFLDESRLFRGTVEKKDRSLMNVPFVTDSEELDAKFIKEAKEAGFVNLKGHRTVGGMRASIYNAMPEEGVAKLVEFMRDFEARNQNL from the coding sequence ATGAGCAGAGTCTACAATTTTTCGGCAGGGCCGGCAGTTATGCCTGAGGAAGTGTTGAGAGAAGCGGCAGCAGAGATGATGGATTACAGGGGCTGCGGGATGTCAGTGATGGAGATGAGCCACCGCTCCAGGGATTTTCAGGATATTCTCGACGAGGCAGAGAAGGATCTGAGAGAACTTATGAATATTCCCGACAACTACAAGGTGCTGTTTATCCAGGGCGGCGGCCATGTGCAGTTTGCCATGGTTCCCATGAACCTGATGAAAAACAGAGTGGGAGACTACATTATAACAGGCCAGTGGGCCAAGAAGGCATGGCAGGAGGCGAAGCTCTACGGGACGGCCAATGCCATTGCGTCCAGCGAGGACAAAACCTTCAGCTACATTCCCGACTGCTCGGATCTTCCGGTGGATGACAAGGCAGACTATGTGTATATCTGCCTGAACAATACCATCTACGGAACCAAGTTTCACGAGCTTCCCGGCACCAAGGGAAAGCCTCTGGTGGCAGACGTTTCGTCCTGCTTTCTCTCTGAGCCCTTGGACGTTTCAAAGTTCGGGATCATCTGGGGAGGCGTTCAGAAGAACGTAGGGCCCGCCGGTATGGCCATTGCCATAGTCAGGGAGGATCTGATTACCGAGGACGTTCTGCCGGGGACACCTACTATGCTGCGCTATAAGACGTACGCGGACAATGACTCTCTCTATAATACCCCGCCTACCTACTGCATCTATATGTGCGGAAAGGTTTTCAAGTGGCTGAAAAAGCAGGGCGGTCTTGAGGCTATGAAGGAGATAAATGAGAGAAAGGCAAAGATTCTCTATGATTTCCTGGATGAGAGCAGACTGTTTCGCGGAACCGTGGAGAAGAAGGATCGCTCTCTGATGAATGTGCCGTTTGTGACAGACTCTGAGGAGCTGGATGCGAAATTCATCAAGGAAGCAAAGGAAGCCGGATTTGTCAATCTGAAGGGACACAGAACGGTCGGAGGAATGAGGGCAAGTATTTACAATGCCATGCCTGAGGAGGGAGTGGCAAAGCTGGTGGAATTTATGAGGGATTTTGAGGCCCGGAATCAGAATCTGTAG
- the ilvB gene encoding biosynthetic-type acetolactate synthase large subunit, which yields MKKLNGSEIVIECLKEQGVDTVFGYPGGSILNIYDALYKHQDEITHILTSHEQGAAHAADGYARATGRVGVCLATSGPGATNLVTGIATAYMDSIPIVAITCNVGVNLLGKDSFQEIDILGVTMPITKYNFIVKDVTKLAGVIRRAFRIARSGRPGPVLVDITKDVTSAECEYERQEPEEVKPQSDTITEEDLETALTMIRESKKPFIFVGGGAVSANASEELRAFAHKIQAPVTDSLMGKGAFDGTDELYTGMIGMHGTKTSNFGVAECDLLIVVGARFSDRVVGDSSRFARKAKILQLDVDPAEINKNIRTNASVIGDVKVILRRLNARLDPMNHDEWIAHIERMKDMYPLRYNKEVLTGPYVIEKIYEITEGDAIITTDVGQHQMWAAQYYKFKKPRTFLSSGGLGTMGYGLGACIGAKMGCRDKTVINIAGDGCFRMNMNEVATATRYNIPIIQIVLNNHVLGMVRQWQTLFYGKRYSQTVLDDQVDFVKVAEGLGAKAFRVTKKEEFEPAFREALKLNIPVVIDCQIGSDDKVFPMVPAGKPNEDAFDEIDLRIEAR from the coding sequence ATGAAAAAGTTAAATGGATCAGAAATTGTCATCGAATGCCTGAAGGAGCAGGGAGTGGATACAGTTTTCGGGTATCCGGGCGGCTCTATCCTGAATATCTACGACGCGCTCTACAAGCATCAGGATGAAATTACACATATACTGACATCACACGAACAGGGGGCGGCCCATGCGGCTGACGGCTATGCCAGGGCAACAGGCCGGGTGGGCGTCTGCCTGGCCACCTCAGGCCCGGGGGCTACGAATCTGGTGACGGGAATCGCCACCGCCTATATGGACTCCATCCCCATTGTAGCCATCACCTGCAATGTAGGGGTGAATCTGCTGGGCAAGGACAGCTTCCAGGAAATCGATATTTTAGGCGTAACAATGCCTATCACGAAATACAATTTTATTGTAAAGGATGTGACAAAGCTGGCCGGCGTGATCCGGAGAGCTTTCCGGATCGCAAGGAGCGGCAGGCCGGGCCCGGTTCTGGTGGATATCACTAAGGACGTAACCTCTGCAGAGTGTGAGTATGAGAGGCAGGAGCCGGAGGAGGTGAAGCCTCAGTCTGATACGATCACGGAGGAAGATCTGGAAACGGCGCTTACCATGATACGGGAGTCCAAAAAGCCTTTTATCTTTGTAGGAGGAGGAGCCGTTTCCGCCAATGCTTCCGAGGAGCTGAGAGCCTTTGCCCACAAGATTCAGGCTCCGGTGACAGACAGCCTTATGGGAAAAGGGGCCTTTGACGGTACAGATGAGCTCTACACCGGCATGATCGGAATGCACGGGACAAAGACTTCTAATTTCGGCGTGGCAGAGTGCGACCTGTTAATTGTAGTGGGCGCCAGGTTCAGCGACCGGGTGGTGGGAGATTCCTCCCGCTTTGCAAGGAAGGCCAAGATCCTTCAGCTCGATGTGGATCCTGCGGAGATCAACAAGAATATCAGGACTAACGCCAGCGTGATCGGGGATGTGAAGGTGATTTTAAGGAGGCTGAACGCAAGGCTGGATCCCATGAACCATGATGAATGGATCGCCCACATCGAGCGCATGAAGGATATGTATCCGCTGCGCTATAATAAAGAGGTTCTGACAGGGCCGTATGTTATCGAAAAGATCTATGAGATAACAGAGGGGGACGCTATTATCACCACAGATGTGGGCCAGCACCAGATGTGGGCTGCACAGTACTATAAATTCAAAAAGCCCAGAACCTTCCTCTCTTCCGGCGGCCTGGGGACCATGGGATACGGCCTGGGCGCCTGCATCGGCGCAAAGATGGGCTGCAGGGATAAGACGGTTATCAATATTGCAGGTGACGGCTGCTTCCGGATGAACATGAACGAGGTGGCAACGGCAACCCGCTACAATATTCCGATTATCCAGATTGTGCTGAACAACCATGTTCTCGGAATGGTGCGCCAGTGGCAGACACTGTTCTACGGCAAGCGCTATTCCCAGACGGTTCTGGACGATCAGGTGGATTTTGTGAAGGTTGCGGAGGGGCTCGGCGCAAAGGCCTTCCGGGTGACGAAGAAGGAAGAATTTGAACCGGCATTTCGGGAGGCTCTGAAGCTGAACATACCGGTGGTCATCGACTGCCAGATCGGAAGCGACGACAAGGTATTCCCCATGGTTCCGGCAGGCAAGCCCAATGAGGATGCCTTTGACGAGATCGATCTGAGAATCGAGGCAAGATAA
- the ilvD gene encoding dihydroxy-acid dehydratase — MKSDAVKKGSQAAPHRSLLNALGMTPEEMKKPMVGIVSSYNEIVPGHMNLDKIVEAVKLGVAMAGGTPVVFPAIAVCDGIAMGHVGMKYSLVTRDLIADSTECMALAHQFDALVMVPNCDKNVPGLLMAAARVNVPTVFVSGGPMLAGHVNGKKRSLSSMFEAVGAYAAGKITEEELTEYENKVCPTCGSCSGMYTANSMNCLTEALGMGLRGNGTIPAVYSERIKLAKHAGMKVMEMYEKNIRPRDIMTEKAFLNALTVDMALGCSTNSMLHLPAIAHEAGIDLNMDLINEISARTPNLCHLAPAGPTYIEELNEAGGVYAVMNELSKKGLLNLDCMTVTGKTVGENIEGCANRDPEVIRPVDNPYSKTGGIAVLRGNLAPDTAVVKRSAVAPEMLRHEGPARVFDCEEDAIAAIKGGKIVAGDVVIIRYEGPKGGPGMREMLNPTSAIAGMGLGESVALITDGRFSGASRGASIGHVSPEAAVGGPIALVEEGDRISIDIDNHSLNVLVSDEELERRRAKWQPREPKVTTGYLARYASMVTSGNRGAVLEIPKSK; from the coding sequence ATGAAGAGTGACGCAGTGAAAAAGGGATCCCAGGCAGCTCCCCACAGATCCCTTTTAAATGCTCTCGGCATGACACCGGAGGAAATGAAAAAGCCCATGGTGGGAATTGTCAGCTCCTACAATGAAATTGTGCCGGGACATATGAACCTTGACAAGATTGTGGAGGCAGTGAAGCTGGGTGTGGCCATGGCAGGGGGAACTCCCGTGGTATTTCCCGCGATTGCGGTATGTGACGGCATTGCCATGGGGCATGTGGGCATGAAGTATTCCCTGGTGACCAGAGATCTGATTGCCGATTCTACGGAGTGTATGGCTCTTGCCCACCAGTTTGACGCTCTTGTGATGGTTCCCAACTGTGACAAAAATGTGCCTGGCCTTCTGATGGCCGCCGCCAGGGTTAATGTGCCCACTGTGTTTGTCAGCGGCGGTCCTATGCTGGCAGGCCATGTAAACGGGAAGAAGAGAAGCCTTTCCAGCATGTTTGAGGCAGTGGGAGCCTATGCAGCCGGAAAAATCACAGAGGAGGAGCTGACCGAGTACGAGAATAAGGTCTGCCCTACCTGCGGCTCCTGCTCCGGCATGTATACGGCCAACAGCATGAACTGTCTGACAGAGGCTCTCGGAATGGGACTTCGCGGAAACGGAACGATCCCGGCTGTCTATTCTGAGAGAATCAAGCTGGCCAAGCACGCCGGCATGAAGGTCATGGAGATGTATGAGAAAAACATCCGGCCAAGGGATATTATGACGGAGAAGGCCTTCTTAAATGCCCTGACTGTGGATATGGCCCTGGGATGTTCCACAAACAGTATGCTTCATCTTCCGGCCATTGCCCACGAGGCAGGCATTGATCTGAATATGGATCTGATCAATGAGATCAGTGCAAGGACTCCGAACCTGTGTCACCTGGCTCCGGCTGGCCCCACCTATATCGAAGAGTTAAACGAGGCCGGCGGCGTCTATGCGGTCATGAATGAGCTGTCTAAAAAAGGCCTGCTGAATCTGGACTGCATGACTGTGACAGGAAAGACGGTGGGAGAAAATATCGAGGGCTGCGCAAACAGAGATCCGGAGGTAATCAGGCCTGTTGACAACCCCTACAGCAAGACAGGGGGAATTGCAGTTCTGAGAGGAAACCTGGCCCCTGATACAGCCGTTGTAAAGCGGTCTGCGGTGGCCCCGGAGATGCTCAGGCACGAAGGCCCTGCAAGGGTGTTTGACTGCGAGGAGGATGCCATTGCCGCTATCAAGGGAGGAAAGATTGTGGCAGGCGATGTGGTGATTATCCGCTATGAGGGTCCAAAGGGAGGACCCGGCATGAGAGAGATGTTAAACCCTACCTCCGCCATCGCAGGGATGGGGTTGGGAGAGAGCGTCGCTCTCATCACAGACGGAAGATTTTCAGGCGCCTCCAGAGGAGCGTCTATCGGGCACGTTTCGCCTGAGGCGGCTGTGGGAGGCCCCATTGCCCTGGTAGAAGAGGGAGACCGGATCTCCATCGACATTGACAATCACTCCCTGAATGTGCTTGTATCCGATGAGGAGCTGGAAAGAAGAAGGGCAAAATGGCAGCCAAGGGAGCCGAAGGTGACCACCGGCTATCTGGCCCGCTATGCGTCCATGGTGACAAGCGGGAACAGGGGGGCTGTGCTGGAGATTCCAAAAAGCAAATAA
- the leuB gene encoding 3-isopropylmalate dehydrogenase: protein MNYNIAVIPGDGIGPEIVREACRVLDRIGEVYGHSFDYTEVLMGGVSIDAHGVPLTDEALETARKSDSVLLGAVGGNVGNSRWYDAAPNLRPEAGLLAIRKGLGLFANIRPACLYGELAGACPLKSEIIGDGFDMVIMRELTGGLYFGERYTKEVDGVTTAVDTLVYNENEIRRIAVKAFDIAMKRKKHVTSVDKANVLDSSRLWRKVVEEVAGDYPQVTLTHMLVDNCAMQLVMNPGQFDVILTENMFGDILSDEASMITGSIGMLSSASMNEGKFGLYEPSHGSAPDIAGKDIANPIATILSAAMMLRYSFDLDKEAEAVEKAVKQVLKEGYRTADIMSEGCVQVGTGQMGELICQRIR, encoded by the coding sequence ATGAATTACAACATTGCAGTGATTCCGGGTGACGGGATCGGACCGGAGATTGTCAGGGAGGCGTGCCGTGTACTGGACAGGATTGGAGAGGTCTATGGGCACAGTTTTGACTACACAGAGGTTCTGATGGGAGGCGTTTCCATCGACGCGCACGGAGTGCCGCTGACGGATGAAGCCCTTGAAACGGCAAGGAAGAGTGATTCCGTCCTGTTAGGAGCAGTGGGAGGAAATGTGGGCAATTCCAGATGGTATGATGCGGCACCGAACCTGCGCCCGGAGGCGGGACTCCTGGCCATCAGAAAGGGCCTGGGCCTGTTTGCCAATATCCGGCCGGCCTGCCTTTACGGGGAGCTTGCAGGAGCCTGTCCGCTGAAATCCGAGATCATCGGTGACGGCTTCGACATGGTGATTATGCGGGAGCTTACAGGAGGACTCTACTTTGGCGAGCGCTACACGAAAGAGGTCGACGGAGTCACCACAGCTGTTGACACCCTGGTTTATAATGAAAATGAGATCCGCAGAATAGCAGTAAAGGCATTCGATATTGCCATGAAGAGGAAGAAGCATGTGACCAGCGTAGATAAGGCCAATGTGCTGGACTCTTCCAGGCTCTGGAGAAAGGTAGTGGAGGAGGTGGCCGGGGATTATCCGCAGGTAACCCTGACACACATGCTGGTTGACAACTGTGCCATGCAGCTGGTGATGAACCCGGGCCAGTTTGACGTGATCCTCACTGAGAACATGTTCGGCGATATTCTGTCTGATGAGGCCAGCATGATCACAGGCTCCATCGGGATGCTGTCCTCTGCCAGCATGAATGAGGGAAAGTTCGGACTCTACGAGCCCAGCCATGGTTCAGCGCCGGACATTGCGGGAAAGGATATTGCAAACCCCATCGCAACCATTCTCTCAGCGGCCATGATGCTGCGCTACTCCTTTGACCTGGATAAGGAGGCAGAGGCTGTGGAAAAAGCCGTAAAGCAGGTGCTGAAAGAGGGATACAGGACAGCCGACATTATGTCAGAAGGCTGTGTCCAGGTGGGAACCGGACAGATGGGAGAGTTGATCTGCCAGCGGATTCGGTAG
- the yajC gene encoding preprotein translocase subunit YajC, with product MGTAGWIVYFVFLIGLMYFIAIRPQKKEKKKMQELLASVAVGDSVLTSSGMYGVIIDMTDDTVIVEFGSNKNCRIPMRKDAIVQVEKPEL from the coding sequence ATGGGCACAGCAGGATGGATAGTGTATTTTGTCTTTCTTATTGGACTTATGTACTTTATCGCTATCAGACCTCAGAAAAAAGAGAAGAAAAAAATGCAGGAGCTTCTGGCCAGTGTGGCAGTCGGCGACAGCGTTTTAACATCCAGCGGAATGTACGGTGTGATCATCGACATGACAGATGACACTGTAATCGTGGAATTCGGAAGCAATAAGAACTGCCGCATTCCGATGCGCAAGGATGCGATTGTACAGGTTGAGAAGCCGGAGCTGTAA
- the tgt gene encoding tRNA guanosine(34) transglycosylase Tgt: MEYKILAKDGRAKRAQMKTVHGTIQTPVFMNVGTVAAIKGAVSTDDLKTIGTQVELSNTYHLHVRTGDKLIKEFGGLHKFMHWDRPILTDSGGFQVFSLAGLRKIKEEGVYFNSHIDGRKIFMGPEESMQIQSNLGSTIAMAFDECPPSKASREYVQNSVERTTRWLKRCKAEMERLNSLPDTVNREQLLFGINQGAVYEDIRIAHAEEIGALDLDGYAVGGLAVGESHEEMYRILDAVVPHLPENKPTYLMGVGTPANILEAVDRGVDFFDCVYPSRNGRHGHVYTNHGKLNMFNAKYELDPRPIEEGCQCPACRSYSRAYIRHLMKAKEMLGMRLCVLHNLYFYNKMMEEIRDAIDNHCYAEYKERKLSGMAAGEKN; this comes from the coding sequence ATGGAATACAAGATTCTGGCAAAGGACGGGCGCGCAAAGAGAGCGCAGATGAAAACCGTCCACGGAACAATACAGACGCCTGTGTTCATGAATGTGGGGACTGTGGCGGCGATCAAGGGAGCCGTCTCCACAGACGATTTAAAGACAATCGGGACCCAGGTGGAGCTTTCAAATACGTACCACCTGCATGTGAGAACGGGGGATAAGCTGATCAAGGAGTTCGGCGGCCTTCACAAATTTATGCACTGGGATCGCCCGATCCTTACCGATTCCGGTGGATTTCAGGTTTTCTCCCTGGCAGGGCTGCGAAAAATCAAGGAGGAGGGAGTGTATTTTAACTCCCACATTGACGGCAGGAAGATCTTCATGGGACCGGAGGAGAGCATGCAGATTCAGTCAAACCTGGGCTCCACGATTGCCATGGCTTTCGACGAGTGCCCGCCCAGCAAGGCCAGCCGCGAGTATGTACAGAATTCCGTGGAGCGCACCACCAGGTGGCTTAAGCGGTGCAAGGCTGAGATGGAGCGGTTAAACAGCCTTCCCGATACGGTAAACAGAGAGCAGCTTCTCTTCGGAATCAACCAGGGAGCTGTCTATGAGGACATCCGGATTGCCCACGCAGAGGAGATAGGGGCTCTTGATTTAGACGGGTACGCAGTGGGAGGACTGGCAGTGGGGGAGAGTCATGAGGAAATGTACCGGATTCTCGATGCCGTCGTTCCCCACCTGCCGGAAAACAAGCCAACCTATCTGATGGGAGTGGGAACACCTGCCAATATTCTGGAGGCAGTGGACAGAGGCGTAGACTTTTTTGACTGCGTTTATCCGTCCAGAAACGGCCGCCACGGCCATGTGTATACCAACCACGGAAAGCTCAACATGTTCAATGCCAAATACGAGCTGGATCCGAGGCCGATCGAGGAGGGCTGCCAGTGTCCGGCCTGCCGTTCCTACAGCCGGGCATATATCCGCCATCTGATGAAGGCAAAAGAAATGCTCGGTATGCGATTATGTGTCTTGCATAATTTATATTTTTATAATAAAATGATGGAGGAGATTCGCGACGCAATCGACAATCACTGCTATGCAGAGTACAAGGAGAGAAAGCTCTCCGGCATGGCAGCGGGAGAGAAAAATTAA
- a CDS encoding protein translocase subunit SecDF, with product MKNSKGRGLLRLALLLLLVALAGFFGYGYMDDIKLGLDLAGGVSITYQAKEENPSAEDMKDTIYKLQQRVQNYSTEAEVYQEGNDRINIDIPGVSDANAILAELGKPGSLIFMDSEGTTILTGDQVSAAQAGMVDGTTGKEYVVSLTFTEEGTKAFADATTNGVGKPIYIIYDNEVVSAPVVREAITGGQCTIDGMASFEEAENLASTIRIGSLSLELEELRSNVVGAKLGQQAITTSLKAGVVGFVIVAVFMIAVYLIPGLASVIALCLYVGLILILLVSFNVTLTLPGVAGIILSIGMAVDANVIIFTRIKEEIGAGKSVKTAIENGFQKALSAIVDGNVTTLIAAAVLFWRGSGTVRGFASTLAIGIVLSMFTALFVTRFALNAMFAMGIQNPKFYGTKKEKPAKPFLKYRKICFALSLAAIAAGFVFMGINKSSTGDILNYSMEFKGGTSTNVTFNEEMSQERIESEVVPLVEEITGDADVQTQRVSGSNEVIIKTRTLNMEEREAFEKAMEDSFGVEKEKITAESISGAVSQEMKQDAFVAVVIATICMLIYIWFRFKNIRFAASSVLALIHDVLVVIACYAAFKWPVGSTFIACILTIVGYSINATIVIFDRVRENLKEKRHDQTIEEIVNLSITQTFTRSVNTSLTTFVMVLVLYIMGVSSIREFALPLMVGIVCGTYSSVCLAGSLWFEMNRRREKALAAAKEEARAREKEAREKKKNKKKQ from the coding sequence ATGAAGAACAGTAAAGGAAGAGGTCTTTTGAGGCTGGCACTCCTCCTGCTCCTTGTGGCTCTGGCCGGATTTTTCGGCTACGGCTATATGGATGACATCAAGCTGGGCCTTGACCTGGCCGGAGGCGTGAGCATTACCTACCAGGCAAAAGAAGAGAATCCTTCTGCGGAGGATATGAAAGACACGATCTACAAACTCCAGCAGAGGGTGCAGAATTACAGCACAGAAGCGGAGGTTTACCAGGAGGGAAACGACCGCATTAACATCGACATTCCAGGCGTTTCCGATGCGAACGCAATCCTGGCGGAGCTTGGAAAGCCGGGATCCCTGATATTTATGGATTCTGAAGGAACAACTATCCTCACCGGAGATCAGGTGTCGGCTGCCCAGGCAGGTATGGTAGACGGCACCACAGGAAAGGAATATGTGGTATCCCTTACCTTCACAGAGGAGGGAACGAAGGCCTTTGCCGACGCCACAACCAACGGTGTCGGAAAGCCTATTTACATTATCTACGACAACGAGGTAGTCTCCGCTCCGGTTGTTCGGGAGGCTATCACAGGAGGCCAGTGTACGATCGACGGAATGGCGAGCTTTGAGGAAGCGGAGAACCTGGCTTCTACCATCCGCATCGGTTCCCTGTCCCTGGAGCTTGAGGAGCTTCGCTCCAATGTGGTTGGCGCCAAGCTGGGACAGCAGGCCATCACCACAAGCCTGAAGGCCGGAGTGGTAGGATTTGTCATCGTGGCGGTGTTCATGATCGCCGTTTATCTGATTCCGGGACTGGCTTCTGTCATTGCCCTCTGCCTCTATGTGGGACTGATTCTCATTCTCCTGGTGTCCTTCAACGTGACGCTGACCCTTCCTGGCGTGGCGGGAATCATTCTCTCCATCGGTATGGCTGTGGATGCCAATGTTATCATCTTTACAAGAATCAAGGAAGAGATCGGGGCAGGAAAATCTGTTAAGACAGCCATTGAGAATGGCTTCCAGAAGGCTCTCTCCGCCATTGTGGACGGAAACGTGACAACTCTGATTGCCGCTGCTGTCCTGTTCTGGAGAGGCTCCGGTACAGTAAGGGGCTTTGCGTCCACGCTGGCCATCGGTATCGTCCTCTCCATGTTCACAGCTCTCTTTGTGACACGGTTTGCCCTGAACGCGATGTTTGCGATGGGAATCCAGAATCCCAAGTTCTATGGAACGAAAAAGGAGAAACCGGCAAAGCCGTTCCTTAAATACAGAAAGATATGCTTTGCTCTGTCTCTGGCAGCGATCGCGGCGGGCTTCGTGTTTATGGGAATCAATAAATCCTCCACAGGGGACATCCTGAATTACAGCATGGAGTTTAAGGGCGGAACATCCACCAACGTCACTTTCAACGAGGAAATGTCCCAGGAACGCATTGAATCTGAGGTTGTGCCGTTAGTGGAGGAGATTACAGGGGACGCTGATGTACAGACCCAGAGAGTCAGCGGCAGCAATGAGGTGATCATCAAGACCAGAACTCTGAATATGGAGGAACGTGAAGCGTTCGAGAAGGCCATGGAGGACAGCTTCGGCGTAGAGAAGGAAAAGATTACAGCGGAAAGTATTTCGGGAGCAGTGAGCCAGGAGATGAAGCAGGATGCGTTTGTGGCTGTAGTCATCGCGACGATCTGCATGCTGATCTACATCTGGTTCCGGTTTAAAAATATTCGCTTTGCCGCCAGCTCCGTTCTGGCGCTGATACACGACGTGCTGGTTGTGATTGCCTGCTATGCGGCATTCAAGTGGCCGGTAGGCTCCACCTTTATCGCCTGCATCCTCACCATTGTGGGATATTCCATCAATGCGACAATTGTTATTTTTGACCGTGTAAGGGAGAACCTGAAGGAGAAGCGCCATGACCAGACCATTGAGGAGATCGTAAACCTGAGTATTACTCAGACCTTTACGAGAAGCGTAAACACTTCTCTTACCACCTTTGTGATGGTTCTGGTACTTTATATCATGGGAGTTTCCTCCATCCGGGAGTTTGCCCTTCCGCTGATGGTCGGCATTGTCTGCGGAACCTACTCCTCAGTCTGCCTGGCAGGCTCCCTGTGGTTTGAGATGAACCGCAGAAGGGAAAAAGCACTTGCAGCCGCTAAGGAGGAGGCAAGGGCCAGAGAGAAGGAAGCCAGGGAAAAAAAGAAAAACAAAAAGAAACAGTAA